The genomic DNA TAGTTAGCCCGCCTCGTGATCGTCCGATGGCCTGATCCGTGCCCCTTTTTTGAGAGCTCCGGCACTATGCTGATGCGCTCGGACAATTGTGCTGTCGATCATCATGTATTCGTTGTCGTAATCAGCGGCCAGATAACGAAATATCCGTTCGATGACGCCGCTTTCACACCAGCGGCGCAGACGCCGGTGCACGTTTTTCCAGTCACCGAAACGGGCAGGAAGGTCGCGCCATGGAATACCCGCGCGATAGCGATACAACACCGCCTCCACGAACAGACGGTTGTTCACCGCAGTGCCGCCGACATAGCCTTCTCGACCAGGAAGAAGATCCTTTATCCGCTCCCACTGGTCATCGCGTAAACTATAGCGCCGCATCTGTCTGTCTCCCCAAAAAAACGGGAAAACAGTCAGCACACGCAGACACAAAGTACAACCCTCACGTGCCACTCTCAGGGCTTAACTGACGACACGCCGTAGCAGATTTTAGAGAAAAATTACTGGCTGATCCTTCCAACTATATCAGCCAACCCGTTATCAATTTGTCTGTCACCCCCACCCTCTGCCCAGATGGCGTGGAAGCCAGACATGTAGACCTTCGCCCCTTTGCCCTAACCGGCCGTTCTGTTTGGGTTTTACCCGGCGGGCTGGCCCGTGTGGCGCTCCGCAAAGGGTCTCTGGTGGTCAATTCTTCTCAAGGTGGTGGCTCTAAAGATACATGGGTGATGGCATCATGATGAACGAAACACAGGGCCATCTGCTCTCTCGCTATGCAGAATGCATGATGTGGCTAGCGCGTTATATGGAGCGCACAGAAAATCTAGCCCGCCTTCTAGAAGTGACAGAAACATTTGTGCGCGATGCCAATGGGCAGATTGCATGGCATTCCATTGTGCAAATTAACTCGGATGAGCAAACTTTCCTTGCCTTACATCCATCAGGCGATGCAGATGCCGTAGCCAGCTTTTATCTGACTGAGCAGGCAAACCCGGCATCTATCTGCGCAACCGCCCATGCGATACGTGAAAATGCGCGCGCGGTTCGCCCCCTCGTTTCTATTGAAATGTGGACGCAGTTAAATGTGTTCACACGCTGGGTGCTGGATCTGAAAGAAAAGGATATTTATCAAAACAGCCTTTCAAGCCTGTGCACACATATCAAACAGGATTGTCAGGCCCATTTTGGCGTTACGGAAGGCACGCTTTACCGCGATCAAGCATGGCTTTTCTATAAGTTAGGCAAAACGCTTGAGCGGTGTGACCAGATTACGCGCTTGGTAGATATTCGCTACCATATGCTACTGCCCCAAGGGGAAGTTCCTGGCTCTGAAATTGACATCACGCAATGGACAGCCGTATTGCGCTCTGCGGCTGCTTACCATGCCTTCCGCCGTTTGCGGCCTGTTACAATTACACCTGCCAATATTGTAGGCTTTTTGCTGAAAAATGAAGGTTTCTGCCGCTCCTTAACCACCAATTTACGTTTAATGGATGAAACACTTGCGCTTTTAGCCTCTTACCCTGGCTTACGTTCACGTTGCAACCAACTGCAAGAATGTGTTGCAGAGCTACGCGTTACCCTTGCTGAACAAACTGCGGAAGACATTATTATCCGCGGCCTGCATGATTACATGAGCTGGATACAACAGCATCTTTCTCAATTGCAGGGGCAAATTGCATCTGAATTCTGGCCGCCTGTTTCGGCTGTGGCCGTTCAGACAGATTTTCAGATGCAAGCGTAAGGTTGTATGCATATAGTATAAAATCTTTTGGATATGTTTTGAAAAACTAGATGTAATCCAAGCCAATATCTAAAGCTTTTACGCTATGCGTCAGCCAACCTGCGGAAATAACATCCACTCCGGTTTCAGCAATTGCGCGCACTGTTTCATGCGTAATCCCTCCTGATGCCTCGGCTATGGCAGAGCCGTTAATCATATTTACAGCTTTGCGCAGAGTGTCCGTATCCATATTATCCAGCAAATAGGCATCAGCGCCACCACTGGCCAACGCGGCCTCCAACTGTTCCAGCGTATCTACTTCCAGTTCAATTTTCATAAGATGGCCTGCCCGCTTACGCGCCTTTTGCAAAGCCTCATCCACCCGACCACCACACAAAGCCAAGTGATTATCTTTAATCAAAATAGCATCATCTAACCGAAAACGGTGATTGCCACCTCCACCTGCCTTTACGGCATACTTTTGTAAAACTCTTAACCCCGGAAGCGTTTTGCGTGTGCAGCAAATAGTAGCTTTAGTGCCGACCACAGCATCCACCATCTGGCGCGTTTGGCTAGCAATACCACTAAGATGAGAGAGGATGTTCAAGGCTGTCCGCTCTCCCGCCAGAACGGTTAGGGCATCACCTTCTACTTCAGCCAGCACATCACCAATGGCCAGCCTCTCCCCATCCTGCGTGAAAGTGCGAAACTGCACGTGTTCATCTAAAAGTGCAAAAGCCTGCCGAGCTCCTTCAAGCCCAGCAACAACACCCTGATGACGTGCACGAAATACTGCGCGTATTTTCTGCCCGGGCGTTGCCAATACTTGTGTGGTACTATCTCCACCCTGCCCCAGATCTTCAAGCAGTGCTGCTTGAATAATAGGTTTCCATAACAAAGCAGGTAAATGACATGCGTAAGACATATGTATGAAAGCTCCTATCCTTGCCTTTAAATAAGCAACATGCGCTCAACAGCCAGACGAGCGCGCTCTTGCAAGGATTCAGGAATAACAATCTCCGCCTCCAGATTTTCCAAAGACTTTCGGATAGCGGGCAATGTAATGCACTTCATATGCGGGCACAGATTACAGGGCCGCACGAAAGTAGTGTTTGGGTATTCTGCGGCCAAATTATCACTCATGGAACATTCAGTAACCAGAAGAACTTTTTCAGGTTTTTCTTCTGCAATATATGCAATCATTTGGGCTGTTGAACCTGAATAGTCTGCTGCTTCCACCACTTCTGGCGGGCATTCAGGGTGCGCCACAACTTTGACACCCGGATGCATACGCCGATACTGCCGAATTTCCTGCGGAGTGAAACGTTCATGCACCTCGCAATGTGCAGGCCATGTTATCATTTCAATCCCGGTTTCAGCCTGAATATTACGGGCCAAAAATTCATCTGGAATCATGATAACACGCGGAACGTTCAGACTTTCCACCACCTTGCGTGCATTACCTGAAGTACAGCAAATATCGCTTTCGGCCTTAACTGCGGCCGTGCTGTTCACATAAGTTACAACAGGCACACCGGGATACGCCTGTTTAAGGCTACGTACATTTTCGGCTGTAATACCTTCTGCCAAAGAACAACCTGCCGCCACATCCGGAATTAGAATTTTCTTTTCTGTATTCAGCAACTTGGCTGTTTCTGCCATAAAATGCACGCCAGCCATAAGAATAATGTCGGCATCTATATTCTGTGCCGCACGTGCAAGAGCAAGGCTATCGCCCCGAATATCAGACACACAATGAAAGATTTCTGGCGTTTGATAGTTATGCGCAAGAATAACGGCATTATGCTGCTTTTTAAGGCGTATAATCGCCTCAATATCGGCGGCATAACGCTCTTCCCAAAAATCTCGTGCCATAATGCTGGCTACAGGCTGATACAAAGTATCCCTGTCTGGAATATTGAGTGCCAACATGAATACCCTCCCTTGCGGTACATATGCTCAATTTGAGTATATGTACCGCAAGGGAAAAACAAGCGCTTTTAACCTACTTTTTATAACAATGGCGTTAGCGGCAATTTAGCGCCTGCCAGATAGCAGTGCTGCCCTGCTTCTGGCCGAAAACGATATAGCTTTGCAGGCCGCCCCTGTTGCGGAACATCAAAAGCACCCGTTTCTTCCACCAGCTTTTGCTGCAAAACCAGACGTCTGAAATTTTGCTTATGCATCCAACAGCCCGCCAATGCTTCCATGGCCTGCTGAAGCTGCAACAATGTAAAGGTTTCTGGCAGCAGATCGAACACAACAGATGTATAGCGAATTTTCGCCCGCACGCGTGAAAGGGCAGTCGCCAAAACGCGTCGGTAATCTGCCTGCATTGGCAAACCTAATTGGATCTGCCCTTCACAATGTTTGGCCTCGTGCACCAAACCCGCTTCCCACAAAATTTCATAACGGTCCAAAGCCAGTTCATCATTCCATGAATGTGGAGGGAGGCCGAATAATCTGGCACATCTTTGCTGTTTAGCGGCACTCTTCCCGGCCCAGTTTTTCAGTAATACAACAATGTGCTGCAACAGAGCATGAGCCTCTGGATATCTACGATCTTCCCACGGGAAATAATCATATATGGGACGTTCTGCTATTGTTTGATCTGCATTAGAACTGATCAACGCCATATAGGAAATACGCACCAACCGGCTTTTATCGGCCACCTGTGTATCTGCAAATGTATAAAGCTGTTCTGTATGCCCTAACACCACGCCAGTTTGCTGCTCCACCCATCCGCATAGTTCCTTTTGCAAGGAACGCCCGCCCATGGTTAATGGGCCGGATGGCAGGGCCTGACCGTTTTCCAGCGTGAGCACACAGGGCGTATCTTTTCTGATATTCAAAAGAACGGCTACAAGC from Acetobacter ascendens includes the following:
- a CDS encoding alpha-E domain-containing protein, with product MGDGIMMNETQGHLLSRYAECMMWLARYMERTENLARLLEVTETFVRDANGQIAWHSIVQINSDEQTFLALHPSGDADAVASFYLTEQANPASICATAHAIRENARAVRPLVSIEMWTQLNVFTRWVLDLKEKDIYQNSLSSLCTHIKQDCQAHFGVTEGTLYRDQAWLFYKLGKTLERCDQITRLVDIRYHMLLPQGEVPGSEIDITQWTAVLRSAAAYHAFRRLRPVTITPANIVGFLLKNEGFCRSLTTNLRLMDETLALLASYPGLRSRCNQLQECVAELRVTLAEQTAEDIIIRGLHDYMSWIQQHLSQLQGQIASEFWPPVSAVAVQTDFQMQA
- the nadC gene encoding carboxylating nicotinate-nucleotide diphosphorylase, translating into MSYACHLPALLWKPIIQAALLEDLGQGGDSTTQVLATPGQKIRAVFRARHQGVVAGLEGARQAFALLDEHVQFRTFTQDGERLAIGDVLAEVEGDALTVLAGERTALNILSHLSGIASQTRQMVDAVVGTKATICCTRKTLPGLRVLQKYAVKAGGGGNHRFRLDDAILIKDNHLALCGGRVDEALQKARKRAGHLMKIELEVDTLEQLEAALASGGADAYLLDNMDTDTLRKAVNMINGSAIAEASGGITHETVRAIAETGVDVISAGWLTHSVKALDIGLDYI
- the nadA gene encoding quinolinate synthase NadA; translation: MLALNIPDRDTLYQPVASIMARDFWEERYAADIEAIIRLKKQHNAVILAHNYQTPEIFHCVSDIRGDSLALARAAQNIDADIILMAGVHFMAETAKLLNTEKKILIPDVAAGCSLAEGITAENVRSLKQAYPGVPVVTYVNSTAAVKAESDICCTSGNARKVVESLNVPRVIMIPDEFLARNIQAETGIEMITWPAHCEVHERFTPQEIRQYRRMHPGVKVVAHPECPPEVVEAADYSGSTAQMIAYIAEEKPEKVLLVTECSMSDNLAAEYPNTTFVRPCNLCPHMKCITLPAIRKSLENLEAEIVIPESLQERARLAVERMLLI
- a CDS encoding NUDIX hydrolase is translated as MKQTAFCRTELVAVLLNIRKDTPCVLTLENGQALPSGPLTMGGRSLQKELCGWVEQQTGVVLGHTEQLYTFADTQVADKSRLVRISYMALISSNADQTIAERPIYDYFPWEDRRYPEAHALLQHIVVLLKNWAGKSAAKQQRCARLFGLPPHSWNDELALDRYEILWEAGLVHEAKHCEGQIQLGLPMQADYRRVLATALSRVRAKIRYTSVVFDLLPETFTLLQLQQAMEALAGCWMHKQNFRRLVLQQKLVEETGAFDVPQQGRPAKLYRFRPEAGQHCYLAGAKLPLTPLL